A genomic segment from Lignipirellula cremea encodes:
- a CDS encoding lactonase family protein, whose protein sequence is MVFSVVRLSGAILLAALVCGAPAMLLAADPLLFVSSFAGGENGAIQAYHFDSSSGQLKPAERTGDMANPFFMALSPNGRYLYAIHALSFGGKTEEDVAAYEILDGNGKLKLLNRQSAKGSAACYLDVDATGKTVLVANYSTGNAASLPVNDDGSLQPAASVHQHADVDAEGKPIGPHAHSIVASPDNRFALAADLGIDQVLSYRLDAATGKLSANDPPFARTAQGAGPRHLTFHPTGNFVYVVNERGNTVTLFDYATETGQLTKRQTISTLPADFDGKSYTADLKITPDGRFLYATNRGHDSIAAYELADNGELTLLEIEPSLGKGPQNLAITPDGKWLLCANMPGNNLLVFAIDASGKISPHGEPVVQTSPACIMLLP, encoded by the coding sequence ATGGTCTTCTCTGTTGTGCGCCTGTCTGGGGCGATCCTGCTGGCGGCGCTGGTTTGCGGCGCCCCGGCGATGCTGCTGGCGGCCGATCCGCTTTTGTTTGTCTCTTCCTTTGCCGGCGGAGAAAATGGCGCCATTCAGGCGTACCACTTCGACAGTTCCAGCGGCCAGCTCAAACCGGCCGAGCGGACCGGCGACATGGCGAACCCATTCTTTATGGCGCTGTCGCCCAATGGCCGCTACCTGTACGCGATCCATGCCCTGTCGTTCGGCGGTAAAACCGAAGAGGATGTGGCCGCCTATGAGATTCTGGATGGTAACGGCAAACTGAAGCTGCTCAATCGCCAGTCGGCCAAAGGCTCGGCCGCCTGTTATCTGGATGTCGACGCCACCGGCAAAACGGTGCTGGTGGCGAACTACTCAACCGGGAACGCCGCCTCGCTGCCCGTCAACGACGACGGCTCACTGCAGCCGGCTGCTTCCGTCCATCAGCATGCCGACGTGGATGCGGAAGGGAAGCCGATCGGGCCGCACGCCCATTCGATCGTTGCCAGCCCCGATAATCGCTTTGCCCTGGCGGCCGATCTGGGGATCGACCAGGTGCTCTCCTATCGCCTGGACGCAGCGACCGGCAAGCTGTCGGCGAACGACCCGCCATTTGCCCGGACCGCACAGGGCGCCGGCCCCCGGCACCTGACTTTTCATCCTACCGGAAATTTCGTGTATGTGGTCAACGAGCGCGGCAACACGGTCACCCTGTTTGACTACGCCACGGAAACGGGCCAGCTGACAAAGCGGCAAACGATCTCCACCCTGCCGGCCGATTTCGACGGGAAGAGCTACACGGCCGACCTGAAAATCACTCCCGACGGACGCTTCCTGTACGCCACCAATCGCGGCCACGACAGTATCGCCGCCTACGAACTGGCCGACAACGGCGAGTTGACCCTGCTGGAGATCGAGCCCAGCCTGGGCAAGGGGCCGCAGAACCTGGCGATCACGCCCGACGGCAAGTGGCTGCTGTGCGCGAACATGCCCGGCAACAACCTCCTGGTGTTTGCGATCGACGCGTCGGGTAAAATCAGTCCCCATGGCGAGCCCGTGGTGCAGACCAGCCCGGCCTGCATCATGCTGCTGCCGTAA
- a CDS encoding type II secretion system protein GspG encodes MPSRPTWLALFPLGVVLLGASCQSLSLVDRIPHTATTQTRLQGTQHRLHQYWQQHGRVPLSPEDLPDEAGRDGSLVDGWGRPFYWNSDGISQVTVGSYGRDGKPGGENEDADSLIEYVGGRDP; translated from the coding sequence ATGCCGTCTCGCCCGACCTGGCTGGCCCTGTTCCCCCTGGGCGTCGTCCTGCTAGGCGCTTCCTGCCAGAGTCTTTCGCTGGTCGATAGAATACCCCACACCGCGACAACGCAAACGCGTTTACAAGGCACCCAGCACCGACTCCATCAATACTGGCAGCAACATGGCAGAGTCCCGCTGAGTCCCGAGGATCTGCCGGACGAGGCCGGTCGCGACGGCAGCCTCGTCGACGGCTGGGGGCGGCCGTTCTACTGGAACTCCGATGGGATCAGCCAGGTAACCGTCGGCAGTTACGGCCGCGACGGCAAACCCGGCGGCGAAAACGAAGACGCCGATTCCCTGATCGAGTACGTCGGCGGAAGGGATCCTTAG
- a CDS encoding serine/threonine protein kinase: MHSSSYITAAAETQCPPEETLARFSAGKVEDPQADQIAQHLGRCDLCVSRLDALSVQDELVDRIRLGWRTLFSDRPDGRGSLHSQICEVMEGRTRPFMALPRRIGPYLLRERLGAGGMGVVYEAFHVHLKRVVALKLLSEEQHHPQAIERFLVEMEAIGQLDNPHVVRANDAGLVGDLHYIAMEYVHGCDLGALIRATGPLRHADACAIIHQAAEGLGSIHKAGIIHRDIKPSNIVFSSEAVVKLLDLGLARVTDRDHLSHSNLVLGTIDYMAPEQTESLRAVDYRSDVYSLGCTFFKLLTGQAPFGGKDFASATAKLLAHSKRIPPSVASLAPETPAELCELVARMLAKSPADRPSVADILGTLEAFIGDADLATIARQCPAVHGPPLVNAEITTHRLTATVATSGLLGWSTRLGIGLLAFVGLLFLVRSLFFSASDERPQTPTPAGLASPEMLAGQKPPPVEKFVTAPAEVDPPVIWQQVEPLVWYDLLDRPPQEAYWPIEESTTWSYERKTQSLQLQSTNLGLIQLGEAWFDNYELDVVLFQPEWTGNTGLFLGFSSKIDDSEIPVLDMQLFTIQRVDQQGRDTHYRLERSLLHSEANLFGGRNTSSREAGVHRTDFMHGEQHLSIKVAHGKLVSARINNHDLTSLLTERSNGYFTERDYQGGFGVFTSVSNVTVRSARFRVTRVLR, encoded by the coding sequence ATGCATTCGTCTTCGTACATTACCGCCGCGGCGGAGACCCAGTGTCCTCCTGAGGAGACGCTTGCCCGCTTCTCGGCTGGCAAGGTTGAAGACCCTCAAGCTGACCAGATCGCCCAGCACCTGGGACGCTGCGATCTGTGTGTCTCTCGACTGGACGCCCTGTCGGTCCAGGACGAACTGGTCGACCGCATTCGTCTGGGTTGGCGCACTCTGTTTTCGGATCGGCCCGATGGGCGCGGTTCTTTGCATTCGCAAATCTGCGAAGTCATGGAAGGTCGGACGCGGCCGTTTATGGCGTTGCCGCGGCGGATCGGCCCATACCTGCTGAGGGAACGCCTGGGCGCCGGCGGCATGGGGGTGGTTTATGAAGCCTTTCATGTGCATCTCAAGCGGGTGGTGGCGCTGAAGCTGCTGTCGGAGGAACAGCATCATCCGCAGGCGATCGAACGCTTTCTGGTGGAAATGGAAGCGATCGGCCAGCTGGACAACCCTCATGTCGTCAGGGCGAACGACGCCGGACTGGTGGGTGACCTGCATTACATCGCCATGGAGTATGTCCATGGCTGCGATCTGGGGGCGCTGATTCGTGCTACGGGACCTCTGCGCCACGCCGACGCTTGCGCGATCATTCACCAGGCGGCGGAAGGACTGGGGTCCATTCACAAAGCGGGGATTATCCACCGCGATATCAAGCCGTCCAACATCGTGTTTTCCAGCGAGGCCGTCGTCAAACTGCTCGACCTCGGACTGGCGCGGGTGACCGACAGGGACCATCTGTCGCACTCAAATCTGGTGCTGGGCACGATCGACTATATGGCGCCGGAACAGACAGAAAGCTTGCGGGCGGTCGACTACCGCTCCGACGTTTACAGTCTGGGTTGCACCTTCTTCAAGTTGCTGACGGGCCAGGCCCCGTTCGGCGGCAAGGACTTTGCCAGCGCCACGGCGAAACTGCTGGCGCACAGCAAGCGTATACCGCCCTCGGTGGCCAGTCTGGCGCCGGAGACCCCTGCGGAGCTTTGTGAACTGGTCGCCCGGATGCTGGCCAAGTCGCCAGCGGATCGGCCGAGCGTGGCGGATATCCTGGGAACGCTGGAAGCTTTTATCGGCGACGCGGATCTGGCGACGATTGCCCGCCAGTGTCCGGCGGTCCACGGCCCGCCATTGGTGAACGCCGAGATTACCACGCATCGCCTGACCGCGACCGTAGCAACATCGGGCCTGCTGGGGTGGTCGACCCGGTTGGGGATCGGCTTGCTGGCGTTTGTGGGGCTGTTGTTCCTGGTCCGCAGTCTGTTTTTCTCCGCCTCCGACGAGCGTCCCCAGACGCCAACGCCCGCGGGTCTGGCGTCGCCTGAGATGCTGGCGGGTCAGAAACCGCCGCCGGTGGAGAAATTTGTCACCGCCCCGGCGGAAGTGGATCCTCCGGTGATCTGGCAACAGGTCGAGCCGCTGGTGTGGTACGACTTGCTGGATCGTCCGCCGCAGGAAGCCTACTGGCCAATCGAAGAATCCACAACCTGGAGCTATGAACGGAAAACGCAGAGTCTGCAGCTGCAGTCGACCAACCTGGGTTTGATCCAGCTGGGAGAAGCATGGTTCGACAATTACGAACTGGATGTTGTGCTGTTTCAACCCGAATGGACCGGCAACACCGGACTGTTTCTCGGATTTTCCAGCAAAATCGATGACAGCGAGATCCCCGTGCTGGATATGCAGTTATTCACCATTCAAAGGGTCGATCAGCAAGGACGCGACACCCACTATCGGCTTGAGCGTTCGCTCCTGCACAGTGAAGCCAATCTTTTTGGAGGACGCAACACGAGCTCCCGCGAGGCGGGCGTCCATCGCACCGATTTTATGCACGGAGAGCAGCATCTATCCATCAAGGTCGCCCACGGAAAACTCGTCTCCGCACGGATTAATAACCACGACCTGACCAGCTTGCTCACCGAAAGATCCAACGGGTATTTTACTGAGCGTGATTATCAGGGCGGATTTGGAGTTTTCACCAGTGTGTCGAATGTCACCGTGCGCAGTGCGCGGTTCCGGGTTACGCGGGTGCTCCGCTGA